A window from Solanum stenotomum isolate F172 chromosome 7, ASM1918654v1, whole genome shotgun sequence encodes these proteins:
- the LOC125871426 gene encoding phosphatidylinositol/phosphatidylcholine transfer protein SFH4: MGKKEQINNEKHKDIERVQAVLQLLKKQAPLSVKQEKLCNNACVERFLKVKGENVKKAAKHLRNCLNWRDSLGIDHLIADEFAAELAEGLAYVSGHDDESRPVLIFRIKQDYQKFHSQKLFTRLLVFTLEVAIQTMAKSVEQFVILFDASFFRSASAFMNILLASLKIIADYYPGRLHKAFVIDPPSLFSYLWKGVKTFVDLAPLTMVVSSLDFEESLEFNDFTAYPRAASLRFNPSSISSNGKIGSCSSSRFSFTVSHHFDSVKPWYLSLADTSSAKVGPTTNMGPAISPLNARSYSFASPIDRTPRGNNNMGPMKKSFFPSTPLPTKSKDMVDHSEIHHPRAMRPSFFQSPAMFFKKDGGKGHTISRVDKCRESFQPFLKFYRRPYDEMIYRSKMRPPLGGLISIVSPHIRRRHMSASQRF, encoded by the exons atggGAAAAAAAGAGCAAATCAACAATGAAAAACACAAAGATATAGAAAGAGTTCAAGCTGTTCTTCAACTTCTCAAAAAACAAGCTCCTCTTTCTGTTAAACAG GAGAAGTTGTGTAACAATGCTTGTGTGGAGAGATTTTTGAAAGTGAAAGGTGAAAATGTGAAGAAAGCAGCTAAGCATTTGAGGAATTGTCTTAATTGGAGAGATTCTTTAGGAAttg ATCATCTTATTGCTGATGAATTTGCTGCTGAGTTAGCTGAAGGGTTAGCTTATGTTTCTGGTCATGATGATGAATCTAGACCTGTTCTG ATTTTCCGGATCAAGCAAGATTACCAGAAATTTCACTCACAGAAATT gtTTACTCGTTTGTTGGTGTTTACATTGGAGGTGGCAATTCAAACCATGGCCAAAAGTGTTGAACAATTTGTTATTCTATTTGATGCCA GCTTTTTCAGGTCCGCTTCAGCATTTATGAATATCTTATTGGCTTCACTGAAAATTATTGCTGATTATTATCCTGGAAGACTTCACAAAGCTTTTGTTATTGATCCTCCTTCACTTTTCTCTTATCTTTGGAAG GGTGTGAAGACATTTGTTGATCTAGCACCATTGACCATGGTGGTATCATCACTTGACTTTGAAGAATCATTAGAGTTCAATGACTTCACTGCATATCCAAGAGCTGCATCACTTAGATTCAATCCTTCTTCAATATCTTCAAATGGCAAAATTGGATCATGTTCATCATCAAGATTCTCATTTACTGTCTCACATCATTTTGACTCTGTGAAGCCATGGTACTTGTCTTTAGCTGACACCTCATCAGCTAAAGTGGGACCCACTACCAACATGGGCCCAGCCATCTCACCACTCAATGCTAGGTCCTACTCATTTGCATCACCCATTGACAGGACGCCACGTGGCAACAACAATATGGGCCCCATGAAAAAGAGTTTTTTCCCATCTACACCTTTGCCAACGAAGAGTAAAGATATGGTTGATCATTCAGAAATTCATCATCCTAGGGCTATGAGGCCATCTTTTTTTCAATCTCCAGCTATGTTCTTCAAGAAAGATGGTGGAAAGGGTCACACTATTAGTCGGGTCGATAAGTGTCGTGAATCGTTTCAACCATTCTTGAAATTCTATCGAAGGCCATACGATGAGATGATTTATAGGTCAAAGATGAGACCACCTTTAGGTGGATTAATCTCAATCGTCTCACCACACATCAGGCGTCGACACATGTCTGCCTCTCAAAGGTTTTGA